One Xiphophorus hellerii strain 12219 chromosome 24, Xiphophorus_hellerii-4.1, whole genome shotgun sequence DNA window includes the following coding sequences:
- the LOC116716079 gene encoding ras-related protein Rap-2a-like, protein MREYKVVVLGSGGVGKSALTVQFVTGTFIEKYDPTIEDFYRKEIEVDSSPSVLEILDTAGTEQFASMRDLYIRNGQGFILVYSLVNQQSFQDIKPMRDQIIRVKRYQQVPVVLVGNKVDLEDEREVSPSEGQALAEDWGCPFMETSAKSKTMVDELFAEIVRQMDFCPLPDRRETCCPACSIQ, encoded by the exons ATGCGGGAGTACAAGGTGGTGGTGCTGGGCAGCGGCGGGGTGGGCAAGTCCGCGCTGACGGTCCAGTTCGTCACCGGGACGTTCATAGAGAAGTACGACCCGACCATTGAAGATTTCTACAGGAAGGAGATCGAGGTGGACTCTTCTCCGTCGGTGCTGGAGATCCTGGACACGGCGGGGACCGAGCAGTTCGCCTCCATGAGGGACCTTTACATCAGAAACGGCCAGGGCTTCATCCTGGTCTACAGTCTGGTGAACCAGCAAAGTTTTCAGGACATCAAGCCCATGAGGGACCAGATCATCAGGGTCAAGAG GTACCAGCAGGTGCCGGTGGTGCTGGTGGGTAACAAGGTGGACCTGGAGGACGAGAGGGAAGTGTCCCCCAGCGAGGGCCAGGCGCTGGCCGAGGACTGGGGCTGCCCCTTCATGGAGACGTCGGCCAAAAGCAAGACGATGGTGGACGAGCTGTTCGCCGAGATCGTCAGGCAGATGGACTTCTGCCCTCTGCCCGACCGGAGGGAGACCTGCTGCCCTGCCTGTAGCATTCAGTAG